The Humulus lupulus chromosome 7, drHumLupu1.1, whole genome shotgun sequence region gaggagggttttgacccattcccagccaatggggagGCGCCACGTGGGCGTTGGCTAGGAGAGGAGAAGGGCAGGTGGTGGGAGCTTCGGATTGGGCCGGTGGAGTGCTGGGCCTGGTTGCTGCGTTGGGCCGCTGGAGGCTGGGCGCTGGAGGAGGCTTGGGCGTGGGAAGCTCGCGGGTTGCAGGTCAATGGGCCGGGTCACATGCGGGTCCAGGCAGCTGCTGGAGAAGGCTTGGGCGCCGTGTGGCACACTATGACACGCCACCTGTCGCGGGGAGAGAGGAGGAAATGGGACTGTGCCTTTGGTTTTGGGCCTTCGGGACTgggccaaacttcttcaaaaatgccattttcttcaatttttttcttcagttttaactatttctttgttctctctttttattaatgtccaaatgtaatttatttcctgaaaattaaacacaaattaaattaaaattaatattttcaattataaaatatgttacaataaattcatgaaaaattaattaaaacttaatttattttacactttaaaactaatgaatttgcatttttgagcactaatcagtaCTTAGTCATTTTTAATATTGAAATGTGTATAATTTTTCCTTTCTCGACTTAATTTCTCGACTTAACTGATCttctttgttctttttttttttttttcaggtgaCATGGAGTCGGACTTGGATAGCCTCTTGGGGAAACCTCCTAAGGTCCGAGGGACAAAGCGAGGACGCGCCACCTCGAAAAAAGGCGCTCCTTCGAAGTTTGCGAAGGTTGCAGAGGGTTCCTCTCCCTTGAAGCCTATCTCCAACAATCCCAAGCCCCAGACTCCGGACTCTACAGACGTGGTCGGTGGCACTACTCCCGCGACCTCAATGACAATCACCATCAAGCCCCCGGTTACCATGCCACCTCCTTTAGTGAAGTCTCCTTCTCCTCCTCCTTGCCTAGTCCCTGCTGAAGACAAAGGAAAAAACGTTGTGCCTCCTTCGGCTCCTATGCCTGTGGGTGCCCCAACCCTGACCATAGTTCGACAATTTGTAACCTCACCCCATATGCGAGAATACCCTTTGGCAAGTGAGGCTGGGACCTTAGAGGTCGATCTATGCTCAGACCTCCTATCTCGGGCTGGCCAATCGTGCAACAACCTCGATGCCGATGTATGGCGATTTCTGAGGGGGGAAAATCCCACACACCTCGTCGACCAGACCATGGAGCTCGGGGTTTCAGTAAGCTATTTCAAGTGATCTTTTTTCTCTCGATTACTTGTTGATTTTCTAACCATGGTAATCTTGTGTTTCAGACTCTCCTTAGTATCCTTCGCCAAAGCTCGCTTTTCTCCTCAAGAATGGCGGCGGCCGAGACCTTGGTTTATGACACAAACCAGGCTCGAATCCATGCTGAGGATGATCTGAAGGAGGCCAAGGGAGCCCAGGACAAACTCGAGGACGCCCTCAGAGTCTCTCAGGACAAACTCGCCTCTTCTGAAGCTGATATCGACAACCTGAAGGCGAAGCTCGACACCAAGACGGCTGACTTCGACGTTGCTAAGGCTGAGATTGATCGTTTGAATACGGAGACAAGTGCTGCCAAAGCGAAGGCCGAACGCTTGAGGGAGGAAAAGAACTCTGCCTTTGAGATTCCCGAGTATGAAAAGAAACACATGCTCGAGGAATTAAAGGCCAAAAAGGACTAGGCAACCGACCGAGCCATGTACATGATGTGGTCCCTGAACCCTAAGATGGACATCTCGTTCCTCGAAGATGAGGAAGAAGAGTTCATCTCCAAGTGGAAGGCTCGGTTGGCCGAGGAGGAGGTCGCAGCCACCACTTTGGATGGCGGCGGTGAAGAGGAGACAAGGGAGGAAGCCGAGTCTGCTCCTGCTGACCAAGACTGAATCTTGTTAAAAAGGGTTGCGTCCCTTATTacttttttgtaattatttttatgccctttgggcaaagacaatttgaaacatttaattatatttttggctTATATGTCAATGCTAGTTATTTTTATGCTTATATTCCTTGCTCGAAATATTAACGCATATTATGCCTGAAGTGATGTATTTGTTTATCTATACAAATACTTGTTGGGTTTAAGCTCGAATTTCGTCGTATTCATGCGTAGTTCACTCGAGTTCCCTTTTTCGACTTCGTTATTATCAAGGTCGAATATcacttttaccatgtatttttattgaaaaatacttAGTGGCGTGTAACGTCGTTAATCTAGTTATATTTTGTTCTTCCATAATAGCTTTTCCCCATCCTCAAGTATGATCTCGAGGTTGCGAGGTTAgaacttatttgcaaaaatttccagccctTGTCTCGACTTAtgatttttgttggttttttttatTGTGTTGATTAGGCTTTGATGATTTGTTCCAGGCGTGTTTTGTTcatgtttggttaataatccatacactgtTATTGTTTACTTCATGTTAGGTTAACAATCCATACATTGCTATTAgagttttatttttattgatgttatttTTTTTCGAGctcatggtatgattgtataccacttatgcccccttaatatcctatgattgtgatattaggttattgaattttgagggcttgcaaaaattataacaataaaaatacaaaatttgaatGAAAACAGTGCTTTATTGATGAAAAGCAAAAATTAAATACAAGATGggttaaaatgaataaacatcgttcttatattattgataataaggtcgtagatgttcaccattccaagctcgtgggaccaAACCTCCATTCAATCTCGCTAGTTTACAAACACTAGGCCAAATGAtggactcgatttggtaaggtccttcccaattaggctccaacaccccagcagatgggtctcgtgtggccagaAACATACGTTTGAGCACCAACTCTCTCAATCCAAATTTCTTGTCTCggaccctcttgttgaaatatctcgTAGCCCtgtgctggtatgcaacatttcttAGCTGGGCTTcatctcatctttcttcaattaggtctagacTCTCtctgagctgggattggttctaGGTTGGGTCGTATGCCTCGCGCCTTATAGTTGGGATTTCaaactcaataggcaacatggcctcgcaacCATAAGCCAGGAGAAatgggtatgtcctgttgaggttccTGCTGTCGTTTTGTATGCACATAGGACTTGTGGCAGTTCCtctggccatcttcctttagcttcttctagcctttcttcatagaactctttagagtattatttactgcttcgaccttGTCATTTTCCTatggataggccacagaggagaagcttttaattaTTCCATTATTTTCACAGAAATGTGTGAACAAGTGGCTGTCGAATTGGGTCTCgttatctgatacgatcttcctGGGCATCTCGTACCTACAGATTATATTCTTCACCATGAAATATAGAAttttttttgaggtgatggtaGCTAGAGGTTCAGCTTCagtccacttcgtgaaataatcagcAGCGACtactgcatattttactcctccttttccagttggcaaggaacctatgaggtcgattccccatactgcgaatggccacggagagctcatcatggtaagctcggtaggtggagctcgCGGTATTGAAGTGAACCATTGACATTTGTCACACCACTTAACATATTCGAACGAGTTTGCTTTAACTgtaggccagtaatacccttgcctaatcaccgtacccttgcctaatcacctttttcgacagactatgccccccagtgtggtctctgcAAAATCCTTCATATATTTCTTCTAAAATCCTTCTTGCCTTGGGTGGAGATACACACCTTAGTAGtagcatggaatatcctcttctgtacaaccttccttccaagatggtgtatcttggtattttgtacataagtttcCTAGCCTAGTGTcggtctgctgggagacttccggtttcgaggtagtcaattatgggggtcatccaggtaggttatGAGTCAATCATGTTGACATCTTCTTCTTTAGGTTTGGTTATACTTGGGATCGGTAAGAATTTGACCGACTCCACATTGATCGTGTTAGCCTCTTTCGTCGTGGCGAGCCTAGCTAGtgtgtctgcatttgaattttgctcccGTGGAACTTGTTCTATGACATAGAACTCAAATTCCCCAAACGCCACCTTAGCTTTCTCCAAATAGGCTACCATTTtaatgccacgagcctgatattcacaTAGGACCTAGTTGACGACTAATTGGGAGTTACTGTGGCAGTGAATGGCCTTCGCCTTGAGCTCGGTGGCTATCCGGAGTTCTGCTAGTAGcgcttcgtactcagcctcgttatttgatgcttcgAAGCCAAATCATAAGGCCGAGTGAAAATGATTTCCTATTGGAGTGGTCAAAATGAATCTTGCCCCCGACCCATTCTCATTGGAAGACTcatcgacataaagtctccactgctcgtgggctggggttatgacttcctcgttggtGATCCCCGTATATTCAACTATGAAATCGGCCAATGCCTAccctttgatcgttgttcttggatgataggtgatctcgaactgtccgagttcgacagcccattttaacaatctcccGGAGGCCTCTGGCTTAGATAATACTTGCCTTAATGGCtgatcagttaatacatgtataggatgcgcttggaaataaggtcgaaGCTTTTGAGATGAATGTATCAGGCACAAAGCCAGcttttccattaatggatatctcgATTTTACCCCCAATAACCTTTTTCTAACATAGTAAACAACTTTttgcactttcttatcctccccaACAAGTACTGCactgatggcatgctcggttgtggcgaggtataggtactgttgaccacgattttggccaacgacgagtagatgtcaaaactacaataaaccttcaagagaaaaatacgacactgatcattttatagtggtttagccccaatttattggtaatagcctaatccacttggagttgtgataaatatatcctacacttaagatcagatgagcttgagtcaattgagtttcttaagtgtaagtagaagaatacatagtttctctctctaaagtctctcagaaaatgccccaagaatgccccaagtaatagtcccaaagtctcaaaactagagagtttttctcagtccaaaaagatcagatccccaaaatgatgccatgagccatttatttataggctcatggatcgtacatcagatattccctttgaccgggtcatttctgttactctcacaatatttaattaataataacatttaaaatacaacaatatgcgacttctttgggataaactgagagattcccgcataggtacgactaattctagccgaagccgttactggaacttcgcttgcataacgatgatctgtctagtcggccaacttcattccttgaagaaagaccggtcggccaaatacttcactggtcggccatgcactccaccggtcagccaaatacttcactggttgtccatgcactccaccggtcggccaaatacttcattGGTCGGCAacgcactccaccggtcggccaaacacctcactggtcggccatgcactccaccggtcggccaaacacctcactagttggccatgcactccaccggtcagccaacacctcactggtcggccatgcactccatcgatcggccaaatacttcattggtcggccatgcactccaccagtcggccaaataattcactggtcggccatgcactccaccggtcggccatgcactccaccggtcagccaaacacctaactggtcagtcaaacacttaactggtcggccaagacaggtgactggtcagtcaaaaatcttcaccggtcggacataaattctatcagatcggtcagatcactttatcacaactccgaaaatccaacacatttattgactattaatgtgccattttaatgaccatgcattgccacttgtcacttctgattgccacgtcatcaaactgAAATTAAGGGGATAACAGGTACAAAGCTTCCCTTGTGATTGGTTTTGACAAGATTGGTGGCTCagcgaggtgcttcttaaggttttgaaatgcgagttcacactcgttcgcccactcaaatttcttgccccGTCTtcaaagattaaaaaatggaagtcaccgatctgtagatttcgagatgaacctacttaaggctACCATTCATCCAATTAGGctatggacatctttatgtttttgaggtgagggAATATCGATTAATGCCTTAATCTTATCGGGGTTGGCCTTTATGCcccgagcattcactatgaattTGAGAAATTTTCCCAAGgacactccaaatgagcatttctgtgggttaagtctcatattgtattttcgGAGCACTATGCAGCATtcagcgagatcatccacatggttacagttatgcttggatttgactagcatatcgtccacataaacttccatgttatttcctatctgctcagcaaacatcctattcaccagtcTTTGGTATGTGACTTCTGCGTTCTTGAACCCGAAAGAcattacattgtagcaatacaaaccTTTATCAGTCATGAAAGTCGTATGTTCTTGGTTAGGCGCATGCATGactatctagttatatccaaagtatgcatccatgaacgacatgatgccatgacctgcagtggcatctacgagctgatcgatttgaggcaaggaaaacaatcctttggacacgccttattgaggtctgaataatcaatgcaagttcaccacttgccattgggctttggaactaacacaggattggctatccaatcaggatagaaagcATCCCAAATAAACCGATTTGCCTTCAGTCTTtcgacctcttcttttagggctttcttcctatcatcatCTAGGAGTCTTATTTTTTGTTGCTTCAGAGGGAAGCTTTTATCtgtgttgagtgcatggcttacgatcttcctatccagtgttctgagatctcacaccttgATTTTCCAgaacaatcctcaaacacacaaggacatgtgtgggcacgtaggattcaaaaggttgatttatgtgactccctagatgtactcaacacatgagatctagagagttttgacagcgagaaggtttagaatagttttcaggtttagagaaaactatcgcttttgagagagagtctgattatccatTATCTTTTGAATATTACGTATATCAAATTTacaaagatatttaatctaattaaataatatttatttaattaaaatataattcaaattaaaactgattagatattttcatttaattatctatttaaatcatatttaaaaagaataattaaataattgattaaacaaatttatttgagtGTGtcacccagccctattagggttgccttaattttctcatttgtttatttaattaacttttaagacaagatatttattccaacataaatatcagttaatttaaaattaactttatcttaaaatatcagttttaaattaaataaataaatatcatattataaataagatatttattattttctctcatgttaatattaattttaacatatagttttttaaaataaaaactatatagttaaataattaattaattacccataattatcaaataattatttccttgccctagaaaattaattcatttgcaatttagtcatttctcttaacaaatctttcttttgatatCCTTACCCATGACAgcgtaggacagaggtgatctgaggaccatggacctataatatgaagctccaataaaccagattattaattaaactctttaatctaataatcttatttattaattccatgattactccactataaataaggaattgcactttaagtatttatagaattatatttacagagttttctctagtagtccattgatataatccatatatgtagttctgtcctccattattggttcgttaattagagctaatcaaaattaccgttttacccttctaattacctcttgatccttaagtaccattaattcactagcgaataattaatctataatataattatagatttgagctcaataactgttcagttccagaatcaacccttatgggaaccaatattcgatccgttaggaaagcatgaattctAATATTGTAATTTATGTTCCTAGCCaaccatgatattgaatctccaaaacaaaagtcattagcctcattattctaagagaccttaacgagtgaatcaaaagatccaataaacataaacatgagttcattaatactcaggatttagagtgatctacaaatgatcatctgttatgacaagaattaaatctttatgtcaaacaacaagtttataaagataattagttctcatcgatcctgtcatatataatctctattatatacaacacctttactaagatgtctatccacatcagtaatccgaatctagattacttgcatctcatatgcttagcaaaccgtactagtaaccattcattaaagattccttactttaatatgttactgactattttattcattatatatgatcttaattctctcgtactaatacaagatcatattctcatgaatgaatagggaattttcttgatattattatataattaattcaaacaataattataacattcaaatttaataaaaatttacttttatttaaaaacaataaaatgtctttacatgcttttaggacattaatcctaacagggtccacatgggtcccacagtggggtccaccccatgggtcccacatgtggatgcagtagtgatacaatGCGCTTGTGCAATGATGACTTCAACAAAATttctatgcttgatattttgaatattttagacattttattattttactatgcaacATAGTAACCCAAGGTTTTCTTATAAATAGGGCCTTCCAGAATTCATTTTTGAATTACGAAAAATCTTTCTTTCTCTTAGTCTGCCTAAAAATCTTCTTAGCACTCTTTTAAAGTTCTATATCTCTAAGATCTAGGCGAAATTCTATTTGTAGCTCTAGCTTACGAAGACCTTTTAGGTAAtctccttcccgagcctttcagTTTAATTGTTTAgctattatttatatatagattattttactatatcattataatgctaaaaatttatatatagattattttactatgtcgttataatgctaaaatttatatatagattattttactatgccattataatgccaaaatttatttatagattattttactatgctgttataatgccaaaaatttacatatagattattttactatgtcgttataatgccaaaactttatatatagattattttactatgccattacaatgccaaaattgaaatataaattatttttaatgtGTCATTATAATACTAAATTTATATAGGCTATGGTTACACTTTGGACATTTTATACCCTTATGTGGACTATCAtatggacttttattatatgacatTGTTACCTATTATTATGGATTGGTattatgacctggacatttccgtatgaccatgaccacgacttttagaccgggatcttgccatggaAAATTATAGTTTGACCATATGtctggacataaaataaataataaaaagggAATAATAACAATTGTATACTAAAATTATATCATGTAGATTTtttgtaagttaatagtttgtatttttatcaggaagctaacaatttcggttgttttatcaggacatgaggtaagtagaatcctcatctacaacacaagtcttttatgtgtcttatgtgcatttatatgctttacatgttATTCCTCCATATTGTTTTTATGCATAAGTTAATTTCAAgcatgttatatttattatgcataagcatGCTTAATGTTTACAGATAAGTTATTGAAAGcattaaagtagaggtgctgcttgggagacttATG contains the following coding sequences:
- the LOC133789693 gene encoding uncharacterized protein LOC133789693 translates to MESDLDSLLGKPPKVRGTKRGRATSKKGAPSKFAKVAEGSSPLKPISNNPKPQTPDSTDVVGGTTPATSMTITIKPPVTMPPPLVKSPSPPPCLVPAEDKGKNVVPPSAPMPVGAPTLTIVRQFVTSPHMREYPLASEAGTLEVDLCSDLLSRAGQSCNNLDADVWRFLRGENPTHLVDQTMELGVSTLLSILRQSSLFSSRMAAAETLVYDTNQARIHAEDDLKEAKGAQDKLEDALRVSQDKLASSEADIDNLKAKLDTKTADFDVAKAEIDRLNTETSAAKAKAERLREEKNSAFEIPEYEKKHMLEELKAKKD